TATTGTTTATGCTAAAGCTGAAGTGGAAGCTCCAGCCAGAACAGATacagttttataattttgacatttatgaaaaatactttACAATGAAACTTGTccaaacttataaaattaataaaaataacttctaAATCTAATATTGGAACAATAAATAgtatgataaattatttaataattagttttaatgaGTAATACTGAAATGTAAACAGTAcgtgagaaaataattaaatttaatttacacaataaagaaaataaaatactaaaaaatataatcattattaaatttaatccttataaaataatttaatcgttatcacaaataatattaaatattttatcaacaatatatattttatttattattacagaAAACTCGAGTTTTGagaaatatcaaatatttgtaattgGAACATTCTGACTTCTatgaagtttttaaaaaataatttgctAATGGTAGCAATTTTGAATTCACtttctttcatttatataaGAGCCTTGAATTACCTGAATTACCTGTAGTCTGaaagatttaaaatatgttgtgggaaagaaaaaaaaaagtctttctGCTACAACAATGGTTCTATTGATATAGTAAAAAGTTCATATCAAAGTGGTCCTCGGCATGCACTACGTTTTTCAATTCCTGAAAACAGAACTATTTCTTTCTAGAATAAAATCAGCTGTAAATTCGTTTGTTCtgaaatattgttaaaaaatattgacgAATAAAAATTTGAGAGTGCCGTTACGTTTGTATTCACGTATTTAAAAGCGATAAAATGTGAGATTTTACGGAATAGaatgattttttaatctttcctCAGGTACATTCGTTTGAggatattttctataaaaatacatttttattctcaactttgtttatttttctacatGATTCGTTACTCTTTATGCTAGGCAAAGATTTTCCTCATACAATGAAATTCACAATCTAATACTAGTGAGCATACagagttttgttttaatttttttttattagaccGCGTTCAACAAGCCATTAAATATGCATTCAACGACGAAGTTAGTTGGTATAAGTGTTTGGTGAATGTATAAATATTGAGACGTGGAGAAGCTAAGTTCATTTTCTTTCGTTGTGGTGGAGTAAATAGTATTCTAAGTTGTTTCAGGTGAGTTATCTGTGTATGCGCACGATTCATGTGTTCACAGTTTCATGTTCACTGATAAAAGGTGTACTGCAGAGTTGTGAGGTGTGTTGCTAAGCTAAGGTGTACTGTCAAGCTATTAATATTCTATCATTCACAGTTACCATGCAACAAGATGGAAAATGGAATTGATTCCAGCAAAGCTCGTAACCAGTTCTAACAATGTATAACTGATTCCAATAAATAAGGAACCAATTCTAGGAGCTTGGAATCTATAAGGCATTGCAACCCATTCCAAAAGATTGTAACCGATTCCATGGTGTTCTAACTCACTCTagtaccttttttttttttgtgttgtagGAGATCCATAGTGGATGGACAAGCTAGAGTTGGTACTCATGCATGTTGTGACGCTGGGTTTGTGTGGTAGTGTTGACCTCGTGGTGGATCTGAGTTTGTGGGTGGTGTAGGAGGTAGCACACATGGTTCTTAATTGTTGGAGGTGGTGGAGATTACTTGGTGATTCTAGAAAGtgaaattatttgttatttggttttgtttgatATCTGATAGTCTTTGTAGGTGTTAGAGTTGTCATGGTGATTCATGATAATGTTGTTTCATTTATATTGCTTTTGCTTGTGATTATGTAGGAGGTGGTAGATACTGTGTGAGGAGGTGCTGAATCTCGATGCAAGAatggtgatatatatatatatatatatatatatatatatatatatatatatatatatatatatatatatatatatatatatatatatatgcattgaTAATGGTTGATATGTGTTGTTGAGGTACTACACTTGTTGTCttaatatttgttgttattattttgccAAACTCACTAGCACATTTTGTTTATGGTAGTAGATCTTGAAGATGAGATATTGTATGTCTTGGTTGGTACTTGATACGGAAGTGTTTATTGGGTATTGGGTGCTTATTTGGTGATGCTTGGATATTGagatattttatgattttttattattcttttaaaattttagtatttcaaaaaatttcaaacatatataactcataaatattattttatattatttataacatcaaagacaatttaataatttttattttttatctattaaaatatttttttaatctatcacatcaataaaatatctcgcaaatttttataaatttaactttcaaatatattctttattatttctaaatcctttaaaaaaaggacactttattttcaaatccagTCAAATTCATGTTCTTACTCTCCCTTAAATTCATCTTCAAAACTAAACACATCCTTAATGTCTCTTACCACACCCAAACACAGCAGCAAACCCTTCATTTCTTATGGACCCGTGATTCCCCCTTCATCTCATATTTAATTggtttaatttaaatgtttcacTCAGCCTAATTTATCAGATATCATGAAACATTGCTATATAGAATAACAGATCACAATAGAATGGAATCACACCACAAAAATAGGTTTATCTGCATGTCTCAAGAGCATGGGCGAGAAAAAGCATATATATAGTGTTAACAGAATGTTGTTTTACATGAAATATATACACACCCTATGAACAATAAATAAACCAAGTAAATTAAATGTCATGTGTTCTCCACGaataaaaattatcacaaaTAACTTACTATATCAAGAATACACTGTGACAAAAACGAAATTTGCAGCAGAGCTTTACAGAGGTTTGAACATACATTTCTTTTCCAATGTTTGTGGTAAGTCTCACTATCTGGTTTCACTTATATGGTTACAAACCCTAATGACTAGCAGGATGTCAAAGCATTGTGGAATGTTCTATTTACCAATCATCATCAAGGTTGGCTTGGTGGAAACATAAAACAGTGCATATAAATATGAAGAACGATACAAGCTCAATGAGCATCGCGCCTGTCTCAATCATATGTGCATGCTTGAGGATTATAGGAATGGCTATGCTCCCAACGGCTGATGCTCCAGTCAAAAATTTTGCAGCATCTATCCAACTGCAACACAATAGCGGGTGTTACACTTACcgttgaaataaataatatgtagaTATAACTGTCCAAGCATTCATATTGAGTTGAATAAAGGTTATATAAACAAGAGCAGCACCAATTGCATTGCATACAGCTATACAACAGAATACCAGCAACCCAAAAGCCAATCGCATGGAAATTGTTTCTACATAAATCAGACAGCTTTTCTGAGCTCTAAATGACAACAGATACCTACCCCCCACCATCACGGCTCATTAGAAATTGAGTCGATCCACCTCCAAAGAATAAGCAAGGCATAGGTACAAGCACATACATCAGAGCTGCAGGAGCAATGTTCTcaccattaattttttaaacaaatatacaaGACATTTCAAGTTTAAAAGACTCTAACTAACCTGATAACATGGGCCACCAATTGTTATATATTGCACATGCCTGCCACAGCAAATAGAAAGTAAATGGTAATACATTTAACACTTGCTCTCTCGACAGATAAGATGACTCATTTCAATCAGATCGTGTATCAatcacatcataaaaaaatctatttgaaTACATCatctttcttttcatgtttaacCTAAATTTGGCCCATAGATTATGGACCTGACCTTACATCCCAATACATCCACTCGGACAACAGTCTTCTTTTTCTCAGAATGTAGTCATCAATAGCAATATGTAACAATTAAAACCAAacatagaataataaaaaacaaattaaagaccTCAAAATTGATCAAACCAAAGTTGGCGGAAACATAAttgtgaaaggaaaaaaaaaagagaagagattaTTCTTTTCAGAATAAGAACAGGGTATACACAATCAGTCTCGTTGTGAAAAACATACCAGAATCTGAAGCAAAATGCTAGCTGAAAACATAAAAGCCAACCCAGCAAGGCTGCAAGTgtaggaaaaataaatttaaatttgatttatcttAGTTTGCAATATGATAAATCATCATGGTACAAAATCAAGAGAGTTTAGTTTACACTTACACTGAAAAGACGAGAACAGTCCCAGAACACCCATTTATTCGCATCAGATGCAGGAAAGAGTCAGAAacataatttaaagtataaattgagaaatgaaaaataaaaaataaaagaaggaacATAAAAAGGCAAGAAAATACAATCCTTAGTTGGAAAAGTGCTACATGAATTTGGCCACTTCCCGCAACATAAAAAGtgctaaatgaaaataaatataccGTTAGTAGGATTTAGCTTTTCTAACTTAACTGTTACCCAAAAGAATGAGATTTTAACAACCATTTTATAGTTTCTTATATCCTCTAAGAAACCCCCCCAGTTTGGAAGAGCCAATTCCCTGAGGGTGATGGCGACACAAACACACGCAGGTGACTAATTTGGACCTCTAATCTTAGCATCCAAGCTACTCTGCAGCCTGtattttgcattcttatttCTTTAGAATTGAACTCAATATTGCAAAGGAAAATTTATCGATCGGTGATTTTTAAAAGCATAAATTCCCAATTTAATTACAGCCTGGCCCCTgtactattaaaattttatgttgaatTCTATGgtctttgaaaattttcactGACCATCGTTCCTCTTTGTGAAGATACTGTCTTGGTATGCCCTAACTCCCATTCCCACCAGAATTATAGAAAACCCAATAAACGAATTGCTATCGAAATTTACCATTCATAACCCTAAGCAAATTGTGAACAAGTCTAGTTTCATCCGTTTGTTGTGGCAATATTTGTTGCAACAATGGGTAGTGGAAGCGAAAGTAATTGCGACCTAATTAGAGTAATAAAGAGAATTCCAGAGAGAAGAAAGCTGCAATAGAGACCAGTTACCGTGTATCGTCATTGCCATGATCGAAAAGGGTCCTTAGCTCTCTCCGATTGCAATTCACAGAACAGAGATTTTCTCCGACGGAAGAAAGTGCAGAGCTGATATGGGACTTGCTCCGAATTTTGACCCACTCTTTCTGGCCttaattttaatcaatgttATTGGACTTTCCAGTGATTCCAATATATTAACAGGCTACTATACTATTATActatatcacaaaaacaaatactGATAgctaaaaaattaacaaaatataccTTCACCATCTCATGacttcttatttattatttataatactaGAATTAGGATTTAGTATGCTTATTTCACCtaataaatgattatttaaaacaaaatattatttgcatatataaaaaaaaaaaactatatttttattaaattttatatcaaatagaTAGATATTTCTTTGAATATAAAAGTTGTGTTTAAAATTTCCAACTAGAATTTATTACTTATATGttgataatgtaaaaaaattatattactaatttatcaaaagtatttttctgtaagtttttaagataattatcaTATTAGTATACAGTTATTTCTTATgactgaatatatatatatatatatatatatatatatatatatatatatatatatatatatatatatatatatatataattaaaaaagtgaactttttattttatataatataaaaaagtaaacacaagattacattttaagtttttagagaagaaaaatatatcttttaacaaattttttataacatttttatatgattattccgattcaaatataatatattctcAAGAAATTGTTAAAACATCTTGTTCGGAAACAGAAATTCTTCGAGGAAATCCATATGAAAGACAATTTTATCGCGATAATTAGTTTTTCAAGTACACTGTTACAATCTTGTTAAAACGACCTTAACTCTCCCACCTGTTTGTCAAAAATTTCACCTTTAACACCTTCGTCTGAAATAAATGCAAAATGTCTAAATATTGATGTTCAAAAAGCAGAACTTTGCTTTTTGTAGCATTATTATAAGTTTCACTCAAGACATAAAAGAAGCAAAAACTACACTTTGAGTAGTTGTAAGTTGTTGAAGAAAGCAAGCGCAATCCAATCGACCTGCATTGGGGACCAACGGACCTGATTGATTTCAGCCGGTGATCCGTACCACATCACTGGCTCCACTTCACAACCATTCCTTGATGGAAACCTTGAGTCCATAACGTCCCAGATGAAGGCCCTTGCATCATCGCCAACAGAACACAGATGTCGTCCAAAATCTGGGGACCATGACATCGCATTAACACATGTTCGATGTTTACTCAACTCCATAAACGGTGTGGTCGGAAGCCTGATATCCAATATCACCACCTTGTTGCTGTCCAATCCCACTGTCGCCATAAATCTTGGATCGCTTTTGTTCCATTCTAATCGCAGCAAGGGACAATCCTGCACAGGATTTTCATAAATTATGGTAGATTTCTCCTTGTCTCTTAAGTCAAACACCCTCACAGAACCATCACCTGACACCGAAGCAAACACATTGAACCCACCCCATGAAATGTCGTACACTTCTTTGTCGTGTGCCACTAGCTGTGCCTTCATGACTTCCCTCTCAATGTCCCAGATGGTGCATGTGGTGTCCACACTAGAAGTGGCTATAAGACGAGTGTCAAACACTGCCCAATCAAACGAGGTAATTGCCGAGTGATCGCTGACTTTGTTACCAATTAGCGGGGACTTCAGTTGAATGTGGTCTTCGTGGATTTCCCACAATCTGAGGTTGTCGCCTGAGGTGGCAATGAGGTCTGGATTGGTGTCATCCTCGGATGGAAAGAACATGATGTTTGTGGGTGCATAAGGGTGATCAAACACCAGACGAGGGTCGGTGGTGAAATTGAAGGTGTCGATGTTGAAATGGACAAGTTCAACCTTGTTGGTGTAATCTTCCAGGTAACTGCCAATGGCAAGGCGAGGGCTTTTGTCACGACGCATCGACCATGCCAGAGAGGAAATTGGCCACTGAGCAGCATACGTGTGAACACCTTGTTTTGCCTCCGTGTGGCTTTGAATGCTGAAGTTGACTTCAACGGAATCCATGAAAAGTGCAATTCTGCAGTTAATTAGATTAGCATGTGCAAGTCAGAAACTGTTCCATTTTTCGCTCAGAGTTAGCTCAAGATGGGAAACAAAATGAATTGTAGAATAATGTGTAACATTTGCCACTAGATGAAGCAATGAACTTACTGAAACTGGTGTTAGCTCAGCAGAACTTGGTGAGGCTGCACACACATCCAAAGCATCAATAAAGTTAATtaggattaaaagaaaaatcaaaatcagaaacactACTGCATAAGATGGTAGGCAGTTTTGGAAAGTAAAAGAGACATCATGCTTTTCTATAGTATCAGAGGTTCCTCCCATTGATCAGGCCATTCAATATCCTTATATCAAATATCATACATATCTACTGATAAATTAAgactatttaaaaatttgtgatgATAGAAACCATGTACAAAAAAACATATACTATTTAGTGATGCAGCACAAGATAACTAAGTATTATTGCATTGTGCATACCAGCAGACCCTGAAATAAATTCTGTTTGCAACTTTCCTGATATGACTACAAGAAGCAGAAGGGAAATGGAATGACAGTATTATTTCACATTGTTCTAACTGAAAGATACTAATAACATgttatgtataaaattaatgtatgtgacaccattttatttataatcctGCTTAATTAACAGGTCAAATCACATTTAAACAAAAGagagactatatatatatatatatatatatatatatatatatatatgtatgtatgtatagaCATATCTGTAAATTATGCATTTCATCAGCAactgtttttttgttattatattaattaccTTTTATACATGCAAATTCTTTTTTCCAGGTACTGAATAAACTTTATTGTCTGCGAAACTTTTACCCCTAGTGAAAGTATACAGTGATGTCCAAAAAGGAATTTTATAGAACATAACTAGACTTTTGTAAGAGTAGAAACAGTCAATGGTTTGAAGAAGCTGAGAAAGTTAGAACATTTAATGACTTTGACCGATAATTATTTTGAGAAAACAGTgagaaagaaatgaaaggaaaaactaGATAGAAGATGAAAGGATATatagaagagagaagagagtaAAATAAAGCATGGTTGGAAAAGGGGCTTACATTGTTCAGATCCCAAAGCCTCCGGTGTTAACTTGGTGCAGTGTGGAGTACAACTGCGATCTGTGGCATGCCTATAAAAGGGTCAGTGGCAAAGCAAATAAATCAGTAATTATCAAAGgaacagcagcagcagcagcagttTGAAAAGGGAAGGGAAGGTGAAACTAATGGTCAATGTTGTTTTGTTAGCTTTTGTAAGTAAGTTGTTCTAGAAATCAAACACATTTGTAAAATCAGTTTGTCCCTGTCCTTCAGACAACTGTTAGATTGCTACTAATTGATTGAGAGAGAGTTAAAAATTTGTTCATCAATGGAAATTTCTCAAAAATCATGAGATGGATTTTAAACTTGATTTAATtcagtgaaaaagaaaagactagCTTACTATCAATATCAGATTCCCAACAATTACAAGCATAATAATAGATGGGagaagattttattaaaataaaaacatttcatgatttgtttgtttatttttattaaaattatttgttttccttAAGCACTTTCCATgtgttaaaataattgtttatattatataaaatattcatcaaaCTTCTTTAGAATCAAAGCTAAAACTCTCTTCTAACTTTCAACGTCACAGGGTGTTGCTTGTATTAGTTGAACCTGCACTTCTATTTACATGGGCACAAATTTCAATCTTCATGGAAGCTCCAATAATTGAAACCTTTTTTTaccaaacttttaaaatttatagttaagcgtaccaaaacaaaattaagttcTTTCTTTCAATGAACTTATTCTTATGACtctgtttaaaattaatttcggaaatattaatattagttgtgtgatattttaaatttttattttacgttAAAGATTATAGTTAAAGTGTCTTTTAgcttataaatataaacttattttttaaaagtttaatctGTTTAACGGGAAGAAGAttgatgataaaatattattaattattttatgaaactCGTGCAATgcacattaaataaatacacGCACTAAGTTTCATCAAATagtgaaaaaatatatgaaaaaatatatattatttttctttatgaaaaaatatattaaaagcgCTTTCATAAAATTTGCTAATAGGAACTAGTAATCAATTTGCTATATGCAATTGGATTTATTTGTTCTAAAACGCGATTTTGccaaaattcaatattttaacaaaagttaaaatcccacttgtttttttataagaaacttACCACaactttcataaataataattttatattatgcctaatttttttttttctctaaaacgTGATTTTACCAAAATCCAATCTTGTTATTCTAAAGTAAGAAACCCGTACATAACAGGAAAATTTGGACATAATAGAGAATTAATATTTATGACAGTTGTCGTGAGTTTCTAACAAAAAGACCTGGAATGTTTAAATTCTTTAAACCAATACTCATTAAatgcagtaaaaaaaaaaaatcaacattcattcaatacaatttattagaataatacaaatatggacctttcaagaaaaatatgaataatatattttactctATAAAGAACTTTACTTCCTACGTTAAGTAATTCAATTAATGAATACTATGATAAGCATCTTTcatattaatatgtaaaaacTAAATTTGAGTTAACTGGcactacaaaataaattattttatcagcggatccaaatattaaaaaaatgtcttaTGGCATACTAATAAACAgcttatcaaaatttatatttgacgCTACTatatcatacttaaatttggatatttatattatacttatatATGGCTAGATTGCATCAAATGTAAATTTACGATTGATGCAATATAGTCAAAcgttattttttagatttactTCCGATATTGATATTGGAGTATCTGACGTAAGCTGAGTTTTCTAAAGccaaaaatacttttctattATTTCTCTTATTAGATCAcccaatttttattattatatacgaGATGTCTATACTTTACAAGTCGGTTTTATGTGTTAAATTAAGTCTAAATCCACATTTTAATACCTCGAAAACCGAAATTCCCAAATACACATATTAACAATGACACGTGACACCGACACTGTCATGTCACAATATCTTTGTCATATGACACAATGTCAATTTAACATTTgactatttcttttaaatataaaaaaaatattaaaaatacatttttaagaTTGTTAAGATTATATTAACAGAATGAACtgattatttcaaattttcaaagatAGAAACccaattgagataaaaaaaggttaaatttgcaacttctaacaaaaatttagaaagattaaaccaaagaaaaaaataccaaGTATAAAATTGATCTAGAGACCAATTGTAGGGTTTAGAGAGTGTCAGCATTTGAAATAGTCATGCCTTATTTGTCTTTTTCCTTTATGTGTAGTTTCTTCAAATAGTTTTTTGGTGTTTGGATTGTTTTACTATAAATTATCCTGTGTTTTTAAGTGGTACatgaatgattaattttttttttcaagtgaaTGTGtcaatttattatgattaatgaAGCTAATggttaatttaaaatgaaattgcatATTAAAAGGAATATTGTATTGTACGATCTCTTAGTTAACTAAGCGGTCAACTTTAACACATTTAGAAGTAGTTATCGGAAACTGAACAACTATTAATAAAAGTTACTAAAAGACTAATTCTCTGATATTAATCAAACTTACAAATTAAGTATGTTTACAAGTAAAaacttttgaattataattaagtcaatactaattaaaaattaatttcaaaacttataaatataagtttaaaataaaaaataagtaattatattgTCGAGAGTTAACTTTGTTTATACGATCATCTAGTGGTTTAAACATTGAAACCTGTAACTCCACCACCTAGTTTGAAGGAGAGAAGGAAAGAAGACTTGATTTACAAAGTAATTTAGATAAAAAGCTTAAAATACCAAATAGATAAATCTAGAGATAATTTTACGCtaattattttacaacatttcgatataacattatatttatttattactgtattaatatattctaaatataataaaaatattacacatataaatattgtgaaaaagtctatattaacatattattgttcaattgTAAAACAAAGGTTACTGACTGTAGTTGTTGACTTGTTAGTATTTTAGAttgtatgtgtttttattttcccTCTTCCGAGAATCCTAGTATACTCTTTAGTATTTGGTTAGAGCTTCTGATTTTTTATATCCaactcataattaattatatccaACTTAGTACTTGGTCAGTAATGATACGTGTGTTGtactaatatattatcaaaaaaaaatgtattaaaatactttttcctctttttaaaattaagggaAGTGctcaaaaatatcattttgtaAATGTTTCATCTATTAGATTTGAATTGATCATTTCTGATATAGATAACTTAATTTGTTTCCTCTAATAAAGATATGATAAAAGATTCAAAGCAAACATAATGATGATATCCACTGTTAAACGATCATGGCGATCAATTGTGAAAAATAGGTTTCAATTACAATACATACacttaaagtttaataattttctaaattaaagttttattacttgttacataaattaaaacctaaaaataaatataatttaaaaaattggaaaattaaATCGAAACGCtgtaagaaatatattttttcagtGACATTTAGgtactaaaatttattaaacacatCTACCATTGTACTAGAGTGTATTActaatttagtaaaatgaagAACTATtgtatcatttttatttttcctcatTTCTCTCTTATTCAAGTGTAACacattctctttatttttttcttttctaatttcttttgttttaattttcctGATTACAACAATAATTTGTGTGCAaagtaatttttgttcaattttcttaaacaaactcTATGCTTAATATCAAAATCCTGTTAGATTTTGTTCGGTTGAATTTGTCTGtcaatcaaatataatatttttacattattaaccTATGGGttgtgataatatttttaagaaaattaaatgatcaaagtaaaacaatttaaataataaaaaaataattacaaaagttttaaatacattagttatatatttattattatagtatttaTACAACTATTTGATAGAACTTAATAATTACCGAAGCACTTGTATAAAACTATGgaataaaaaagtttcaaagatCTGTATCCCACCTCTTGTATACTTATAATACAAAGTGTTGTACCATCCTTCTAATAACGGATTAATGACtatgttttccttttataaaacaTTACTCGAGGTAAAAAGGTTGGACGTGTATTTATAGAAAGAACTCCCAACTTGGCTTGTTAGAGGCACATCATCGAGTTACTTTGTATACTGAGTTGCCGACTTTGACtacctctttctctctccaacTGATTAAGTTTTTTCATTACACTAAGGCGTGATGAAGAACCTCACGCTTTACTCTTAGTTTTACTCTTTTGAATAAATAACACTGCCTATGTTTTGCTACGCTGTTTCTATTCACTCTGCTCCCTCACACGAACTCGCAAAACCCTAATCGCTTCCTCGAAACCTTCGCTTCTTCAATCTTCTCGGTTCTGGCTCCCTCCGTTGCCACCTCCGGACAGTTCCGCCGCTTCTT
The sequence above is drawn from the Vigna radiata var. radiata cultivar VC1973A chromosome 3, Vradiata_ver6, whole genome shotgun sequence genome and encodes:
- the LOC106757221 gene encoding vacuolar protein sorting-associated protein 55 homolog isoform X2, with protein sequence MLSALMYVLVPMPCLFFGGGSTQFLMSRDGGGWIDAAKFLTGASAVGSIAIPIILKHAHMIETGAMLIELVSFFIFICTVLCFHQANLDDDW
- the LOC106757221 gene encoding vacuolar protein sorting-associated protein 55 homolog isoform X1, whose product is MFSASILLQILACAIYNNWWPMLSALMYVLVPMPCLFFGGGSTQFLMSRDGGGWIDAAKFLTGASAVGSIAIPIILKHAHMIETGAMLIELVSFFIFICTVLCFHQANLDDDW
- the LOC106757522 gene encoding WD repeat-containing protein LWD2; amino-acid sequence: MDSVEVNFSIQSHTEAKQGVHTYAAQWPISSLAWSMRRDKSPRLAIGSYLEDYTNKVELVHFNIDTFNFTTDPRLVFDHPYAPTNIMFFPSEDDTNPDLIATSGDNLRLWEIHEDHIQLKSPLIGNKVSDHSAITSFDWAVFDTRLIATSSVDTTCTIWDIEREVMKAQLVAHDKEVYDISWGGFNVFASVSGDGSVRVFDLRDKEKSTIIYENPVQDCPLLRLEWNKSDPRFMATVGLDSNKVVILDIRLPTTPFMELSKHRTCVNAMSWSPDFGRHLCSVGDDARAFIWDVMDSRFPSRNGCEVEPVMWYGSPAEINQVRWSPMQVDWIALAFFNNLQLLKV